The following coding sequences lie in one Glycine soja cultivar W05 chromosome 16, ASM419377v2, whole genome shotgun sequence genomic window:
- the LOC114390414 gene encoding LOB domain-containing protein 25-like, translating to MASSSYSNSPCAACKFLRRKCMPDCIFAPYFPPEEPQKFANVHKIFGASNVSKLLNEVQPHQREDAVNSLAYEAEARIKDPVYGCVGAISVLQRQVIRLQKELDATSADLIRYTCNEMPTTTQDGRRIIGEGGGSSLGQSSGYYYPSPWNNDTLGDGYHRGDNI from the coding sequence ATGGCCTCATCTAGCTACTCTAACTCTCCCTGTGCTGCCTGCAAGTTCCTGAGAAGGAAATGCATGCCGGATTGCATTTTCGCGCCATATTTCCCACCAGAAGAGCCTCAGAAATTCGCCAATGTGCACAAGATATTCGGTGCAAGCAACGTGAGCAAGCTTCTGAATGAGGTGCAGCCTCATCAGAGAGAGGATGCAGTGAATTCTCTGGCCTATGAAGCCGAGGCAAGGATAAAGGATCCAGTTTATGGGTGTGTTGGGGCAATCTCAGTGCTCCAAAGGCAAGTGATTAGGCTCCAGAAGGAACTTGATGCCACAAGTGCTGATTTGATTCGTTATACTTGCAATGAAATGCCAACTACTACTCAAGATGGTAGAAGGATTATTGGTGAAGGGGGTGGTTCTTCTCTTGGTCAATCTTCTGGTTACTATTACCCTTCTCCTTGGAACAATGATACACTTGGAGATGGTTATCACAGAGGTGacaatatataa